The genomic window GCTCCCAATCGTAAGGAAAATACGCTGATAATTCAGGCACACATCTGCTGCTTCTCGATATCCTTTCACTTCTATTATACCACTGTAATTCCATTGTACGCTCTCTCTTTCATAGCGAATATATTTTATACCGGTATCTGCACAAGCTTCCATAGCATTTCTACTCACATTTACAGCGTAAGGATGTGTGGCATCGACAACTACGTTTATCCCATTATCCCTTATATATTTCTCCATATCGTCTTTATTCAATGCCCCTACGTGGGTATGACCCCCTCTGTACAGACTGCTACCGTATTCCGTGACAGTGCTGACAGTCACGTCGTATCCTTTATTCACCAGGTAATCAGCTACTATTCTACTCTCATAGGTTCCGCCTAAAACCAATATCATAGGCTATAGCCCCTTGGAGTAACGATTTTGCTGTCATAAATATAGGTATCAGATTTCCCTACTATTATAGTTGTCAGCATATCAATAGGATGTAAAAGCATATTCTGCAGATCGGTTATCACCACACTCTGTCCCTCCCTTCCCGCATTTTTCACTATTCCAACAGGGGTAGATGGGCTTTTGTACTTCAACATGATTTGCTGCGCTTTGCCCAGATGCTCCTCTCTTTCTTTGCTTCTCGGATTGAAGATAACTATCACAAAATCGCCTATGCTGGCGTATTCTATGCGTTTTTCTATGATGCTCCAGCTGGTAAGGTGATCAGATAAGCTTATACACGCAAAATCGTTCATCAGAGGTGCTCCTAATAATGATGCAGCTGCATTAAAGGCACTTACACCTGGTATTACCTCAAAACCTAATTCTCCAGGGTTTATTCCTTTTTCTTTGATAACCTCCAGAATAAGTCCTGCCATGCCGTAAATACCAGCATCCCCGCTGCTCACAACGCACACGTTTTTCCCTTCCATTACTTCTTCTATAGCCACCCTGCATCTATCCACTTCCTGCCTCATACCTGAGGATATAATCTCTTTATCTGTCACCATCGGTTTTATAAGTTCAATATACGTCTTATAACCGATTACAACATCACATTCTTTTATGGCTTCTATGGCCTTTATCGTCATATTTCCATAATCCCCTGGACCTATGCCCACTACCTTTATCCAGGCCAAAATCCACACCTCCTCATGGCTTTTTGTACACCGCTAACGTAATGCCATCACCAGAATAATATCCCAGCTCTTTTCCTCCATCGCTAATGATGTAAGCGCACGGCCTTGCTACACTGCCGACGCCCACGGTTTCCCTCACAAACTCAGAAACAGGAAACCTATTTTCTACATCAGCTATCTTTCTCTTCTCCAAAAAACTTATAGGCACAGAAAAATGCTCAGCAGCGCCATAAAGTCCTTTTTCATCCTTTTTCATCTCCCCACTGGCTATCTGCGCTATGCTATGAGGCGATAAAGCCAGTTCTTCAAATGCCCTCTCTATAAAGTCTATTATTTTACCAGAAGGGATACCTCTTTTACAACCTATGCCAATATAGATATCTTTAGGTCTTAAAATCACGTGAGGAAATACGCAGTCCACAACCTTATCTGTGATATATACACACGCCTTTATACCTTCCGGTATCCTGAGTGAACCGTCATCCATATTCACCACAAAAGCACTAGGTGGCAATTTGATATCGTCAGATTTGATCAGTTTAAGCATATTCCCATCACATATAAACGCTATTGGTTCGTCGTTGACTATAGCACTGTTTACAGCAACCAGATCTTTAAAATTATCAATATACAGGCCATGTCGCTTAGCCAGAACATCTACAGCCGTATAACCATTTATATCTGTGGCTGTAGTTATAACCGGTTGTGCTCCTATCACATCTGCTACCTGCCTGGCTAGCTCGTTGGCACCGCCTATATGCCCTGAGAGGAGGCTTATAGCAAAACGGCCTTTTTCATCCATGACCACAACAGCAGGATCTACCCTTTTGTCTTTAACAATACCCGATATGGCCCTTACCACTATTCCCATTGCCATAATGAATACAAAACCATCATATTTTTCAAAAATTCCATGGACAAAATCCCTAAAATCGCCTTTTATGACCATTTCGCCATCCTCAGCAAATTTTTCATTAACATAGATATCGCAATTCAGTTTTTTCCCGAGAATGCGGGCCATCTCACATCCTCCCTTTGTAAGGGCAATAACAGCTAATCTATTTTTTTTGCCGTAAGCCTCTTTACCATTTAAAAAAGTATTTATGCCATCCCTATAACCGTGTGAAAAAGTCTTATCGTAAAGTCGGGAATTTTGAAAAGCGTCGCCCAGAAACCTTCCTACCAGTATCATAGCAGTTTTTTTAATCCCCGCATCTACAACCTTATGAGCAATATCGGATAAAGTACCTTCAATGATCATTTCATCAGGCCATGAAGCTTTATAAACCACCGCTACCGGAGTATCTTCCGGATAACCGGATTTAAGCTGATCCACTACATTATAGATATCATGTACGCTTAAAAATATAGCCATTGTTGCCCCATGTTTCGCCAGTTCTGATAGTTTTTCTCCCGGTGGGACAGGGGTACGCCCCTCTGCTCTCGTTAGTATTACGGTTTGAGCTATTTCGGGAAGCGTAAGTTCCTTTTTCAGCGCTGCTGCTGCAGCAGTAAAGGAGCTTACTCCAGGTATAACCTGATATGCAATACCATAATGATCCAGTAACCTCATCTGCTCTCTTATGGCTCCATATATAGTCGGGTCCCCTGTATGTATCCTGGCTACATCCCATCCTTTCGCATCCGCATCTTTCATCACCTCTATTATCTCCTCAAGGGTCATAGATGAGCTGTCGTATATTTTGGCCTCTGCCCTGGTGTATCTTAAAATCTCAGGATTGACCAGGGAACCAGCATATATTACCACCTAGCACTGACCCATGATTTTTGCAGATTTTATCGTCATAAGTTCAGGATCCCCGGGGCCTGCACCTATAAAATATATCATATATAACCACCGCCTCTTTTTACCTCTTTTTGGCTATTATTAATGAAAGGTAATCAATTTTTCTGCCTGAAAATTGCCCTAAGTCCCTTGTTACAACCTCATCTGGATGTCCACATCTTATAGCCAGACCCGCCTCAAATCCTTTTTCACTTAGTAAGCGTATTATTTCATCGTAATTCCTGGCTACTTTCATCAGTATCACATTATGGTAAGTGGACAGCACTTCTTCTATAACATCAATATCATTGGATGGAATTACCACAAATGGCTGGCTACCCTCTGCTATAGGTATATTTAATCTGGCTGCTGCCGCTGTAAAAGACGTTATACCGGGAATTGTTTCAACCTTATACCCATTCAGATGTTTTAAAATATAGATATATGTGCTGTATATCATGGGATCTCCTATAGTTATAAAAGCTGTATTTTTACCCGAATCCAGAAAGCCCTTTATTATTTCCACATTTTCTTTCCACTTTCTCTGAAGAAGTGAATGATCTTTAGTCATAGGAAAATCTATTAAAACTACTTCTGCCGTTTTTAAATAAGGTTTGACGATTTCCAGAGCAATACTTTCCTGCCCGGTTCCCGATGGTGCTACTACCACATCGATATCAGAAAGTATTTTTACAGCCTTTAATGTAATGAGTTCAGGATCCCCTGGACCTACGCCTATCCCGTAAAATCTCGCCATATAATCACCTCACACCTGTCACTATATAAACAGGGTTTCTAGCCAGCATCATGGTTTTCATTCCCACATCCTTTGATACCGCTATATTGATACTTATCGCATCTGTAATATATCCATGGGTTTTAAAAAAAGTAATTGCCTGATATGTAGATTCTATGGTTATAGAGTCTATAACTACGATTCCATCTGATGTAAGCCTGAGGTCCACTTCATCAAGAATATCCCCTAACCTCTCGCCGCTTCCCCCTATAAAAACTCTGTCGGGATCAGGCAAATCCTGTAATGCTTCCGGTGCATGGCCTTTTATAATCGTGACATTTTCCAGCTCAAATTTTTCCACATTGCACTTTATAAGCTCTACCGCCTCACTGTCTCTTTCCACAGAAAACACCCTGCCATTTCTAGCGCACAAAGCTGCTTCCACAGTTATCGTACCTGTACCTGCACCTATATCCCATACTATACTATTTTCCATAAGTCGAAGTTTCGAAAGCACCACTGCCCTTATCTCCTGCTTGGTCATAGGAATTTGGCCTCTGATAAACATGTCATCGGGAATGCCATGGGTAACATATCTCCATTTCATCTTATCACCACCACATTTATATCAAAATCGCCATCATAATTTACCAGCTCGTCCACAGAAAACTTCCTTATTTTTTCATTACCATAGGACAGATTTTCTCCTACATAGATCTGCCTGTCCCTTATTCCGTTGCCATAGAGTATCTTTGCGATGTATACAGGGTTATGCCTGCAATCAGTTAATACAGCCACTACAGGATAACGGCTTACAGCCTCAATCACATCCTGTTCTCTTCCGTGCAGGCTTATGATCTTGCAGTCGTGCCACGGCATTTGAAGCCGCGAAAACATATACTGCACCGAACTTATACCCGGTACTATATCAATATCTTCGTCAGTATATCTTTTTACCAGCTCCGTAATGCCATATAACCCGGGGTCTCCTGATGCCATTATAACTTTGTGTCCTGGCTGTTTGAGAATAACGCTCCAGTCTGTGTCTGCCTTTATAACATATTTCACGCAATTGATATCCTTAAATTGAGAAAGGACACGGGCACCACCAATCAATATGTCAGCACTTTTTATCCTCTTCATGGCCTCAGGAACTATGTATTCCAATGCGCCTGGACCAACGCCCACAACGCTTATCATACCTGCACCTCCATAGGGCTTCTGGCCAGCAGGCCCCGTTTGAGAGAAAATAAAACCACATCTACCTCTAAGGCCCCGTATGTATATCCCTCACATTTTTCTTTTATCCTATCTGCAACCAATTGCCCGTATTTCTTCAAGTCCAACCCATATCTGTCCAGGACATCTAAAGCATCTTCTGATGTATTGCTATGTAAAAGTTCTTTTATAGCGTCATGTTTTGCCCCAAGATAGGCCGCATAGGCTGTCATAATCTCAGCTCTGGCATCAGCTATCCTGCTATGGGTATTAAATATACCAGCTGATGCTTTTATAAGTTTACCTATGTGTCCTATAAGCAATACCTTCTTAAAACCGTATTCTACCGATTTATCCAGCATAAAGCCAAGATAATTACCATAAGATACGATTATTCTGTCGTCATATCCCATCTTTACCGCATAATCCCGACCATAATTACCTGGTACCAGTACTACCCGGCTATTTCCCTGGCGGCTGATAACAGACAACTCTAAAGCCAGAGACTCCTTCAAAGCCTCCTCAGACATGGGCTCCACAATACCCGTCGTCCCCAATATAGAAAGTCCACCTACGATACCAAGCCTGGGATTGTAAGTTTTTTGTGCTACCTTATCGCCACCTGGTATGCTCAACGTAAGTACGACACCTTTGTCCGGCGGTAAAACCTCTTTTACCTCCTTAAAAATCATCTCCATGGGAACGGGATTTATAGCTGGATTCCCCGGTGCTACTTGTAGACCTGGCTTTGTAACGGTACCAATTCCTTCCCCGGCCCTCACTTCTATACCTTTTTCAGCTCTTTCTGCCATAGCATATACTACAAGGCCATTGGTGACATCAGGATCATCTCCACCATCCTTCTTAATACCACACCTGGCGTAGTTTTTACCTAATGATACATCCAAAACATCCAGGGAAAGCCTCCAGCCTTTTGGGGTATCTATTTCTACCCTATCTATCGCAACACCAGTGTATAGCATAAACGTCGCCGCTTTTGAAGCAGCTGCAGCACAGGATCCTGTGGTGTAGCCATATCTAAGTTTTTTACCATCTTTCAGCAAATAGCGTTCCAATATCAATTGCCCCCTTTTAGTCGCCGATTTTTTATGCCATGTAAAGTAGAGCATTAACTATAGCTGCCGCAATAGTGCTTCCACCTTTTCTACCTTCAATAGTTATATACGGGATGTCCAGCGCTTTTAAGAGTTCCTTGGACTCCGTCGCCCCCACAAATCCCACAGGTACTCCTATAATCAGTTCTGGTCTTGCCTTCCTATTTTTTACCAATTCTACGAGTTGATAAAGCGCCGTGGGGGCATTCCCTATGGCAAACACTCTATTATCAGGTTCCTCTACAGCCTTTATCATAGCAGCCATAGATCGGGTTATACAGTTGTTTTTTGCATAAGATACCACATCTGGATCATCGATATAGCATTTTACATTGCATCCCCATTTATTTAAAGCTTTTTTATTTATACCCGCCGCAACCATTTTTGTATCAGTAACTATGGTAACACCTTTTTTAAAAGCATTGATCCCCGCATCAATAGCATCATGGCTTATTCTGAGCGTCTCTACATAATCAAAATCTGCTGTTGCATGAATAACCCTTTTAAGCACCCATAGCTCTTTACTGCCAAATTTCCCTGCAGGTATATGGGAGTCTATTATTTCAAAACTCTTTCGTTCGATTTCCAAGGGATCACATATAAAATGCATTCCGTTCATTTTATCGCCTCGCTTATCCTGTCCATGAGGATTTCCACCAATCTATCATCATATCCTATGGGTTTTGTCATCCTTATATCCACATGATATTGTTTCATTGCTTTTTCAAATTCCCTTGGTATATCTTCCTGCACATGGTTGCCTTCAAAAAGAAAAAAAGGCACTGTTATGATCCTTTTTATGCCGTCATCAACGATCTTTTTTATGGCTTCATGGATATCAGGATGATTAAACTGCAAAAAAGCTACTACAACACTTCTAAATGAAGACATATTTTTAATTCTATCCGCTATCCTGTATATAACCTCTTCTGTTCCAGCGGCCCTGCTACCATGGGCCAATATCAAAAGAGCTTCTTCATCGTGCATAATAACACCTCAATCCAACCTATGAATTAATATTTTTAATCATTTAAAATCAAAATTGAATTTCTCAATGACAGCATAGCCGTCTACAACGTCAATCACAGAAATGCTCCCATTATCCACCTTAAACCTCCAGAAAGCATCATGGGTGCCACAAACTACGTGTGATAATATTGCCCTTATGGGACCGGCATGGGTTATAACAGCAATATCATGTGACTCATCCTCAGTGATCTTATTAAAGGCATTTACAATCCTTTTATAAAATTCCATAAAACTTTCTCCATCAGGTATTTTATAAGAAAAATCGCTGCACCACCTTTTCCACTCTTCAGGGTATAGCTCTTTAGCCTGTTGCCAGGTCAAACCTTCAAATATGCCAAAATTTTCTTCTAAAAGTCCTTCGGTGACGATTATTGGAATCTGAGCATCAAAAGCGTCAGCGATGATCTTACACCTATTGCTGGGGCTTGTATAGATTTTATCGATATTTACCATGCGTAAATACTCTATGATTTTTGCCGTTTGCTGTTCACCTTTTGAAGTCAACGATGTTTCACTCTGTCCTAGATATACGCCTTTGGCGTTGGCTTCTGTTTGCCCATGCCTTATCAAATATATCTTCATCAGACCACCTCAGGTTTACTGTTTATAATCTTCCGCCCATACACCTTATAATAGTCCGTGATATGGGAATGAACAAAAAAATCCTCAATCCGTTCCATATCCCCTTTGCGTCCATCAACCAACACACCAATGCTCGTACCTGTATGAGCCACAGTTATCCCCGCAGCACCCCGGGCTATAGCACTATCTAAAATAAAATCAATATAAGGCTTAGGCAGTATACGCTGGTTATTTAAAGCACTCATTGTGCTTGCACTGGCCACATCTTCCACAGATCCTTTTTCTATCCCGGAACGCAATAGCCTGTATGCCTCATCCAGTGGATGCCCTGAATGCTTCTTGATTTTGTGAAACTCTATCGTATCCAGTCTATCCCGTCCTTCCAAGACAATCACATACATATCAGGCGCTTTGCCCAGCGGTTCTATAACCGTCCCATTACGGGAGTCAAAGAGAGTTATCTTATCAAATATGGTGCTATCAGTAGGCTCTATACTCACAGCTATGTGCGACAGCTCAGTGCTCTCTAATTGCACCCCAAAAACCGCTGCTACCGCTGTACACACCGCCGCAATATCGGCAGTACTGCTGCCCATACCCTTTCCTACAGGTATATCCGAATGTACCTGTATACTCAATCTATCCAAAACCTCCTTCTTTTCTCCTATAAAATCCAGGGTACGAACAGCGGCCTCTTTTGCCTTTTTAGCCAGGGGATATATAGGCCCATCAACCTCCACGCAGGCATAGGAATACATATCTATAGGGCATGATACTATAAGTTCTTTCCCGCCTATAATTCCTTGTATAAATTCTCCGCAAGAAGCCTGAGACCTTGCAATAATTTTCTTCCCCATAGATTCCACCTACCTTGCCCATAGGAAAATGTACGCATACACAATCAATTCAGTTATCTCGCTTATGCTGCCCAATGTATCTCCTGTCATGCCACCAATCCTCCACTGAATATATGCCGTGATAATAAAACCACTCATGAGGGCTGCAGCGGTCATGAATAGTATATCGGCGTAAGAAACATAGCTGAAAAAAAAGCCTATGATTAAAGCAAAAGCCAGCCCGATAATCATATCCATATATTTCACTTTACCGATAAATAATCCCCCAAGGCCTTTCCCTTCCCTTGCCGATTTTGAAAAAACGAGAGCGGGCAGCATCGCCAGTCTCCCCATTACAGGAGCTATTATCAGAGCCACAGGTATATAGAGAGGGTCTGTATTCGCCAGAAAAAATATCTTCAACAATACCATAAACAGTATGGCAAGAACGCCATTAGTCCCAATACGGCTATCTTTCATGATCTCAAGTATTTTTTCCCTGCTTTTAGCACTGAATAAGCCATCAAATGTATCCGCCAGACCATCTATATGCATTGAACCTGTCAGTACATAGGACATGGCCACAGCTATTATTACAGATATCTCATCAGGCAATTCCATCTGGCTCATATAATAAGTAAAATATAGTGCGAGCCCCAGTATAAAACCGATGATAGGAAAGTATTTGCTTCCTCTGCCGAAGTCATCCTCATCTACTTCAAGGCTTATAGGAATGGGAATACGCGTCATAAATTGGAGCATAAGCACAAATCGTTTAAGTTCCTTCAAAGCATCATCACCTTCTTTCGTCAACCTACTTTATTTTCACTGGAATACCAGCTATCACCATATAGACCTCATCAGCAGCAGCTGCCACCAGCTGATTCATTCTGCCGGCTATATCCCTGAAAATGCGTCCCAACCTGTATTCTGGCACCAACCCCATTCCAACCTCATTAGTGACGAGCACAACGTCAGCTGATGACTTCCTGGCTCCTTCAATGATTCCCATTATTTCTTTTTCAATGCCTTTTTCTACCTCATCAATAACATCCATAGGAACATTATCCCAATCCAGATTTGCATCCATCAATAAATTAGTAATCATTATAGTAACGCAATCCAGCAGCACCGCTTTCTTATCAGTGCCGGCAATAATATCTTTTAGACCTTTATACCCTTCATAGGTGTCCCAGCTGGAGGGCCTTCTTTCTCTATGCCTCCTAACCCTATCTTTCATTTCATCATCAAAGGGTACAGATGTAGCTATATACAATACGCTATCAGTTTTTGACGCCAGCTTTTCCGCAAAAGTACTTTTACCTGAACGAGCACCGCCTGTAATAATTATAAGACGTCCCATTTTCAACCTCCACAATTCCGCCTTTAGCAATTTAATATATATAACACTATATCATGATAAAAAACCGCACCAATAGGAAAAAGAGCAATGAAATCAGCGATGTTATATACATTATCTTTATGGCATCAATGATGTGCTCCGCCTTTATATCCTTTTTGCCTTCCCCCAAAATGGGTTTGTTTTCAGGCCTGCCAAAGTAATAATTTGTCCCACCCAATTTTATTCCAAGAGCACCTGCAACAGCCGCCTCCCCATGAGCGCTATTGGGACTATCGTGCTTTAATCTATCTCGTAACATTATCCTGAAACTGCTTTTACCGTCATATCCCAGCAACCACGCAGCTACAGGTATTAGCATACCTGTTATCCTAGCAGGTATAAAATTTAAAATATCGTCAAGTTTAGCAGAAGCCCATCCGAAATTGATATATTTTTCGTTTTTATATCCCACCATAGAATCCAGCGTGCTGACCGCTTTATAGGCTAAAACCAGAGGTGCGCCCCCTATAACTGCATACATAATAGGAGCTACAATCCCATCATTTATATTTTCCGCCACGGTCTCTATGGCTGCCCTGGCAATATCCTTCTCATCCAATCTATCTGTTTCTCTGCTCACAATCATAGACAGATGCTTTCGGGCAGCATCTATATCTCCATCCTTTAGCGACTTATATACCTTTCTTACCTCCACATCGAGGCTCCTCGTAGCAAGTGCCGTATATATGAGAAAGATACTTACAGCCATTACCGCATATTTCCCGAGGATTGATATCACAAAAAGCAAGGCATATACCACTCCATACGTCAATAGGACCACTGTTACACAGAGAATTATACCCGCTTTTTTTTCTCCTTCAGTTCCTTTATATATACGCCTCAATTTTTCTTCCAGAAATGACACAAATTCTCCTATAATCCTGACAGGATGTGGATACCCCTGCGGATCACCCAAAATAAGATCTAAAATATACGCAATAATGACTTCTATCACCGCAAACTCTCCTTCATAATCTCATACAGTTTACTCATATCCAGGCTTCTCCTCACCACATCTGCAAGCGCATCATATTGATTCTCTTTATAAACTTTATAATCCCAGCAAGCTTCAATGGGTCTAAGTCCTTTTTGCTGCCGTATTATATTTATAAAAGCCCTGGTAAATTCGCTGTTTTCGAAGATACCATGTATATAAGTCCCCAAAACCCTGCCATCATCTGATACCGCTCCATCATAAATTTCTACATCTCTACTAAGTCGCCTATAGATGCGAGCAAAAACCTTTACACCTTCGTCATGCCGCGTATCACCCATGTGTATTTCGTAGCCTTCTATATTAATGCCATTTAAGCTCCTATACATTTCGCAATCACAGCATATCTCCGCCTTTACCTGCGCTGTAACCTTATGCTCCTTTATGGTAGTCCTGACATTTAATAAGCCCAATCCCCTTGACACTGTCATATCGCTTTCTATTTTGCCAGGATCTTCAATAAGCTCTCCTAACATTTGATATCCGCCGCATATGCCAATTACAAATCCTCCCCTTTCTCTATGCTTTACTATCTCCTCTTCCCAACCATTTCGTCTCAACGCATATAGATCGCCAATGGTATTCTTCGTACCAGGTATTATGATGAGATCAGTCTTACCAATAGGCTGCCCTTCATTTACGTACCTCACGTTCACCCCTTCCATATTCTCTAAAGGATCAAAGTCTGTAAAGTTT from Caldanaerobius fijiensis DSM 17918 includes these protein-coding regions:
- the cbiB gene encoding adenosylcobinamide-phosphate synthase CbiB, whose product is MEVIIAYILDLILGDPQGYPHPVRIIGEFVSFLEEKLRRIYKGTEGEKKAGIILCVTVVLLTYGVVYALLFVISILGKYAVMAVSIFLIYTALATRSLDVEVRKVYKSLKDGDIDAARKHLSMIVSRETDRLDEKDIARAAIETVAENINDGIVAPIMYAVIGGAPLVLAYKAVSTLDSMVGYKNEKYINFGWASAKLDDILNFIPARITGMLIPVAAWLLGYDGKSSFRIMLRDRLKHDSPNSAHGEAAVAGALGIKLGGTNYYFGRPENKPILGEGKKDIKAEHIIDAIKIMYITSLISLLFFLLVRFFIMI